GATATGTCCTTAGCATATAAATCATTAATAACAGATTTAAATGGACTCATGTCATTGTTAGAAGAATTTGCAAATGTGTCTATACCATCGCTCAATGCAATGTATCTAACATTCATTTGTGGAAAATATCGCTCCAAATAATAGCCTGTATCAATATAATCCCTACCCAATCTGGATAAATCCTTTGTGATAACTAAATTGACTTTTTTATTTCCAATGTCTTCTATTAACTTCTTAAATGCAGGTCTATTAAAGTTTAATCCACTAAATCCATCATCAATATAAACATCAACAATATTCCACCCCTGATCTAAAACATACGATGTAATATAGTCTCTTTGATTGCTTATACTTTCTGAATGACCAGCTGTTTCATCTTCTTTTGATAACCTCAAATATATACCTACATTGTAAATCATTGTATCCCTAAATTCACTAAAATAGTTACCAAGAGCATACATCAAAACTCCTCCTCTTTTGCTCGATTTGCGATAACTATCTGCTTGTTCAATTCTAGCACTTTCCCGGGTATTTTTCCACCTATTAGTATATTTTTTATTGCATTTTTTAAGACACTTTCAAAATCCTGACCTTGTTCGCTATATATATTGTTAACCTGAATTATTTTTGAAGATTTATTATTCGAATCACAAAAGAAATCATTCACAAAAATCACCTACCTTAATTAAACGATCATTTTAATACACAAACAATTATTAAATTTTAATTTTGGAATATGTACATTATGTATATGATAAATAAAGACAAGTATCTTTCACCAAAAGCCTTTGGAGTGTTTTTTAGATCTTAAATCTTAATAAAAATACAACTCGAATTACCTCATGTGCCCTAGTAAATAATATTCCTAAACACACATTTATATGTTTAGATCTTTGAAATACCCCTCTTCCTTGACTTTTCTAATAAAAACTCTAACATCATCGATAGAATCTGTTACTTTAAAACCTGGTAAGGCTTTTAATACTCTCTGTCGGTATCTGCCTTTTTTACTAATCCTGAAATCGAGGACAGCTATAAGCCCAGTATCTGTTTCACATCGAATTAATCTTCCCATACCCTGCTTCAATTTGATTATCATTTCTGGAAACACTATGCTGTCAATAAATTTTCCCATAGTATCGAACTGCTCTTTTTTGTATTCTAAAATTGGATTAGGTGTAGGAAATGGTAAATTCACAATAATAAGTGAAGATAAAATATCACCAGGGCAATCCACTCCTTCCCAAAAAGAGCCGGTAGCAAAAAGAACACCGTTTCCGCTATTTTTAAAAGCTTCTACGATGTTCCTTTGACTTTTGTCCATTTTTAAAAGAGGGTATTTAATTCTACTTCGGGCCAACTCATAAACCTTTGATAACAATGCATAAGATGTAAATAGAATAACAGTATGTCCCCAAGTTGCATCAACCAGTTTAGTGATTTCCTCTGCAACAGCTTCTATGTATTGGTCACATTGTTTATCCGGAAACGGTACCTTTTCACTTATATACAGCAAAGCATTTGTATTATAATCAAACGGTGATGAATAGCTTATTTCACTTATTTTGCTTGGTGTTATTAAATCTATCCCAGTATTACTTTTGAAATAATCAAATCCTTCACCATCAGATAATGTTCCTGATGTTACAATTTTGGAAATCCCATTCCTCCATAACAGTTGATATAACTGATTCTCCAAATCTATGGGCACGCCATGAATTGCTATAAGACTTTCATTTCCAGGATTCTCAATCCAATATAGGACATCATTTGTTTTTAATATATTTTCAAGTTGTTGCTCTATTTCCAAAACCATTATTTCTAATTCCCTGCTTTTAGAAATAATACTGGAGCAGTAATCTTTTATATTGCTGATTTGTAAAAGCATTTCAACGAGGATTTCTTTTTCATGATAGCCAATTGTAACCCCTATTTGAGATACGTCATCATCAATAATCTCTCTATTAATATTTGAAATCAGTCTCCTAAAAAATTTTGTCCTCCATAAACATAATCTTTCCAGTTTGAGTTTTGCTGAATTTTGAAATGATTTTTTACCTTTCAGGCTACTACGAATCATATTCGACATTGTTGTTATATCTTCACCAGAAAAGCTTTTAACGAGGATCTGCCTCGCTGCATCCCTCAACTTATGGGCTTCATCTATAATTTCAATTGAATGTTCCGGAATCAGTAATTGCCTGCCTTTTGCTCTTTTGACTGCATCTGCAAGATAATAATTGTGGTTACATACCTGAAAATCATGGAAAGATGCTCTTACATACTCAATGTATTTCAGGTAGTCACAATTTTTAAATCTTGGACAGCTTTTATCACAATTCTTTGGAACATTGATTTTCTGCATAATATGATTTTTTAATCCTTTGAATTCATCCAAATCAATTGAATTTCCAAATTCGAATGAATTAAGCTTTTCAAACAAATCCCTATCAAAGGCCTTTTTACTATTTTTTAAGTATTCTGCCAACCGTTCATACCTCACTTTACAAAAGTAATGCTCCTTACCTTTTCTTAATACCGCACTTAAAGGACGATCTATAACTCTGTTTTTATATAAGATTTCTGATAAAGTTGGAACGTAATTATTTATAATGGCATTCTGCAAGTCAATACTGGATGTAGATATTACACATGGTATAGATTCTTCTTGGCCTATACCATCTTTACTCTGCTTTTGCCTTTCATACAATGCGTAGACTACAGCAGCTACAATATAGGCATAAGTCTTCCCTGTCCCAACTTCTGCTTCACATATTGAAATATAGTTGCTTTTAATCCCCTCATACATATTTATTGAAAGTTCTATTTGTTCCTCCCTTATTTTAAAGCCGCTTTCAGGCATTAGCTTTCTAAAAATATATTCAATCATAGTATCGGGTTTTTCTGGAAGTGTAACTTGGTAATCAGATGTTGCAGTAAACCTATTAATCAATTTACCTTTATATTCATCTGTATAAGCTTTTTTGCTCTTTAATAATAGAACCATACTGTCATTATCCCTGCAAATGACATAATAACTGTTAATACTTTTATTCTCTTTTACTACAAATATATAGTTTTTATCAAAGGTAAATAGATATCTGTAAACCTTTTTATCTCTATGCTTTTCAAAGTATGATAGCATTATTGCTTCTT
This region of Pseudobacteroides sp. genomic DNA includes:
- a CDS encoding ATP-dependent DNA helicase codes for the protein MFEINTSEEAIMLSYFEKHRDKKVYRYLFTFDKNYIFVVKENKSINSYYVICRDNDSMVLLLKSKKAYTDEYKGKLINRFTATSDYQVTLPEKPDTMIEYIFRKLMPESGFKIREEQIELSINMYEGIKSNYISICEAEVGTGKTYAYIVAAVVYALYERQKQSKDGIGQEESIPCVISTSSIDLQNAIINNYVPTLSEILYKNRVIDRPLSAVLRKGKEHYFCKVRYERLAEYLKNSKKAFDRDLFEKLNSFEFGNSIDLDEFKGLKNHIMQKINVPKNCDKSCPRFKNCDYLKYIEYVRASFHDFQVCNHNYYLADAVKRAKGRQLLIPEHSIEIIDEAHKLRDAARQILVKSFSGEDITTMSNMIRSSLKGKKSFQNSAKLKLERLCLWRTKFFRRLISNINREIIDDDVSQIGVTIGYHEKEILVEMLLQISNIKDYCSSIISKSRELEIMVLEIEQQLENILKTNDVLYWIENPGNESLIAIHGVPIDLENQLYQLLWRNGISKIVTSGTLSDGEGFDYFKSNTGIDLITPSKISEISYSSPFDYNTNALLYISEKVPFPDKQCDQYIEAVAEEITKLVDATWGHTVILFTSYALLSKVYELARSRIKYPLLKMDKSQRNIVEAFKNSGNGVLFATGSFWEGVDCPGDILSSLIIVNLPFPTPNPILEYKKEQFDTMGKFIDSIVFPEMIIKLKQGMGRLIRCETDTGLIAVLDFRISKKGRYRQRVLKALPGFKVTDSIDDVRVFIRKVKEEGYFKDLNI